The following are encoded together in the Ovis aries strain OAR_USU_Benz2616 breed Rambouillet chromosome X, ARS-UI_Ramb_v3.0, whole genome shotgun sequence genome:
- the LOC101115509 gene encoding granulocyte-macrophage colony-stimulating factor receptor subunit alpha isoform X9: MGTCVRCVTGTAHWPAAPVSRGSLWRTLSPRPSAPFCSLSAHCPEGLVGATQDQAPSPLLSFALSAHPAGSWEPVWEHARATKMRKSTEDLHHLGSPTSLLATAFLLSVVLDSAWLLTQEQQDLPAVKPDASLNVKFDPQTTKLTWDCKENTTYGECALIHKEKGLIKKKVKHSDCQCTFPDCSLHGGVTLTVEVSVNQRRLSEMLVYTNPGKEGTAAENFSCVIYDADFMNCSWAKGRAAPDDVQYFLYVRSKKRIERECPRYLKDSGTHVGCHLRDLSGLTSYSYFLVNGTSQEAGIQFFDSVLLLKEIEQYNPPDNISVQCNASHCLIQWEKPRTRQARSNRELQYQLDIERWRDTSSSRSQLIVVFGDSGNRYNFPKPGSKAKHTVKIRTADARKARWGAWSPPVEFGSEEPESSLVYIYVMVVLGTLVCGLTLGCLFKRISLLVMGSRHHREAFHCLSSCEKSWAHKMGS, translated from the exons ATGGGAACTTGCGTGCGCTGTGTTACAGGGACCGCCCACTGGCCAGCAGCCCCTGTAAGTCGGGGGTCGCTCTGGAGGACTCTGTCCCCCAGGCCCTCTGCCCCGTTCTGCAGCCTCTCTGCACACTGTCCTGAAGGACTCGTAGGTGCCACCCAGGACCAGGCACCATCTCCTTTACTCTCGTTCGCCTTGTCCGCACACcctgctgggagctgggagccgGTCTGGGAACACGCCAGGGCGACGAAGATGAGAAAAAGCACAGAAG ACCTGCATCATCTGGGCAGCCCCACGAGTCTCCTGGCGACGGCTTTCCTCCTCTCTGTGGTGCTCGACTCCGCGTGGCTCCTCACCCAGGAGCAGCAGG ATCTCCCAGCCGTGAAGCCAGACGCCAGTCTAAATGTGAAGTTTGACCCACAGACGACGAAGCTGACTTGGGACTGCAAGGAAAACACCACCTATGGGGAGTGTGCACTGATTCACAAGGAGAAGGGACTGATTAAGAAAAAG GTCAAACACAGTGATTGCCAGTGCACATTTCCAGACTGCTCTCTGCACGGGGGAGTCACGCTCACCGTTGAAGTGAGTGTCAACCAGAGACGGCTTTCAGAGATGCTGGTCTACACTAACCCAG GTAAGGAGGGCACAGCTGCCGAAAACTTCTCCTGTGTTATCTACGACGCGGATTTCATGAACTGCAGCTGGGCCAAGGGCCGAGCGGCTCCCGACGACGTCCAGTATTTTTTGTACGTGCGATCAAA GAAAAGAATCGAGAGGGAATGTCCTCGTTACCTGAAAGACTCGGGGACGCACGTGGGATGTCACCTCCGAGACCTCTCGGGGTTAACGTCGTACAGTTACTTCCTGGTTAACGGTACCAGCCAAGAAGCAGGAATCCAGTTCTTTGACTCAGTTTTGCTGCTAAAGGAAATAG AGCAGTACAACCCACCTGACAATATCAGCGTCCAGTGCAATGCGTCCCACTGCCTCATCCAGTGGGAAAAGCCCAGGACGCGACAGGCACGGTCCAACAGGGAGCTCCAGTACCAGCTGGACATCGAGAGATGG cgtgacaccagcagcagcagaagtcagCTG ATTGTAGTATTTGGTGACTCCGGGAACAGATACAACTTTCCGAAGCCGGGATCCAAAGCAAAACATACTGTGAAGATAAGGACGGCGGACGCCCGGAAAGCCCGCTGGGGTGCCTGGAGCCCGCCCGTTGAGTTCG GCTCCGAAGAACCAGAGTCCAGCCTGGTGTACATCTACGTTATGGTGGTTCTGGGGACCCTCGTCTGTGGCCTGACCCTCGGCTGCCTTTTCAAAAG aATATCTCTGCTAGTCATGGGGAGCAGACATCACCGTGAAGCGTTTCATTGCTTGTCTAGCTGTGAGAAGAGTTGGGCTCATAAAATGGGTTCCTGA
- the LOC101115509 gene encoding granulocyte-macrophage colony-stimulating factor receptor subunit alpha isoform X11 — MGTCVRCVTGTAHWPAAPVSRGSLWRTLSPRPSAPFCSLSAHCPEGLVGATQDQAPSPLLSFALSAHPAGSWEPVWEHARATKMRKSTEDLHHLGSPTSLLATAFLLSVVLDSAWLLTQEQQDLPAVKPDASLNVKFDPQTTKLTWDCKENTTYGECALIHKEKGLIKKKVKHSDCQCTFPDCSLHGGVTLTVEVSVNQRRLSEMLVYTNPGKEGTAAENFSCVIYDADFMNCSWAKGRAAPDDVQYFLYVRSKKRIERECPRYLKDSGTHVGCHLRDLSGLTSYSYFLVNGTSQEAGIQFFDSVLLLKEIEQYNPPDNISVQCNASHCLIQWEKPRTRQARSNRELQYQLDIERWRDTSSSRSQLIVVFGDSGNRYNFPKPGSKAKHTVKIRTADARKARWGAWSPPVEFGSEEPESSLVYIYVMVVLGTLVCGLTLGCLFKRYVGS; from the exons ATGGGAACTTGCGTGCGCTGTGTTACAGGGACCGCCCACTGGCCAGCAGCCCCTGTAAGTCGGGGGTCGCTCTGGAGGACTCTGTCCCCCAGGCCCTCTGCCCCGTTCTGCAGCCTCTCTGCACACTGTCCTGAAGGACTCGTAGGTGCCACCCAGGACCAGGCACCATCTCCTTTACTCTCGTTCGCCTTGTCCGCACACcctgctgggagctgggagccgGTCTGGGAACACGCCAGGGCGACGAAGATGAGAAAAAGCACAGAAG ACCTGCATCATCTGGGCAGCCCCACGAGTCTCCTGGCGACGGCTTTCCTCCTCTCTGTGGTGCTCGACTCCGCGTGGCTCCTCACCCAGGAGCAGCAGG ATCTCCCAGCCGTGAAGCCAGACGCCAGTCTAAATGTGAAGTTTGACCCACAGACGACGAAGCTGACTTGGGACTGCAAGGAAAACACCACCTATGGGGAGTGTGCACTGATTCACAAGGAGAAGGGACTGATTAAGAAAAAG GTCAAACACAGTGATTGCCAGTGCACATTTCCAGACTGCTCTCTGCACGGGGGAGTCACGCTCACCGTTGAAGTGAGTGTCAACCAGAGACGGCTTTCAGAGATGCTGGTCTACACTAACCCAG GTAAGGAGGGCACAGCTGCCGAAAACTTCTCCTGTGTTATCTACGACGCGGATTTCATGAACTGCAGCTGGGCCAAGGGCCGAGCGGCTCCCGACGACGTCCAGTATTTTTTGTACGTGCGATCAAA GAAAAGAATCGAGAGGGAATGTCCTCGTTACCTGAAAGACTCGGGGACGCACGTGGGATGTCACCTCCGAGACCTCTCGGGGTTAACGTCGTACAGTTACTTCCTGGTTAACGGTACCAGCCAAGAAGCAGGAATCCAGTTCTTTGACTCAGTTTTGCTGCTAAAGGAAATAG AGCAGTACAACCCACCTGACAATATCAGCGTCCAGTGCAATGCGTCCCACTGCCTCATCCAGTGGGAAAAGCCCAGGACGCGACAGGCACGGTCCAACAGGGAGCTCCAGTACCAGCTGGACATCGAGAGATGG cgtgacaccagcagcagcagaagtcagCTG ATTGTAGTATTTGGTGACTCCGGGAACAGATACAACTTTCCGAAGCCGGGATCCAAAGCAAAACATACTGTGAAGATAAGGACGGCGGACGCCCGGAAAGCCCGCTGGGGTGCCTGGAGCCCGCCCGTTGAGTTCG GCTCCGAAGAACCAGAGTCCAGCCTGGTGTACATCTACGTTATGGTGGTTCTGGGGACCCTCGTCTGTGGCCTGACCCTCGGCTGCCTTTTCAAAAG
- the LOC101115509 gene encoding granulocyte-macrophage colony-stimulating factor receptor subunit alpha isoform X10 → MGTCVRCVTGTAHWPAAPVSRGSLWRTLSPRPSAPFCSLSAHCPEGLVGATQDQAPSPLLSFALSAHPAGSWEPVWEHARATKMRKSTEDLHHLGSPTSLLATAFLLSVVLDSAWLLTQEQQDLPAVKPDASLNVKFDPQTTKLTWDCKENTTYGECALIHKEKGLIKKKVKHSDCQCTFPDCSLHGGVTLTVEVSVNQRRLSEMLVYTNPGKEGTAAENFSCVIYDADFMNCSWAKGRAAPDDVQYFLYVRSKKRIERECPRYLKDSGTHVGCHLRDLSGLTSYSYFLVNGTSQEAGIQFFDSVLLLKEIEQYNPPDNISVQCNASHCLIQWEKPRTRQARSNRELQYQLDIERWRDTSSSRSQLIVVFGDSGNRYNFPKPGSKAKHTVKIRTADARKARWGAWSPPVEFDEKCALVKKNNFGEGNGNPLQYSCLGNPMDRGTWRAAVHGVAKSRTQLSD, encoded by the exons ATGGGAACTTGCGTGCGCTGTGTTACAGGGACCGCCCACTGGCCAGCAGCCCCTGTAAGTCGGGGGTCGCTCTGGAGGACTCTGTCCCCCAGGCCCTCTGCCCCGTTCTGCAGCCTCTCTGCACACTGTCCTGAAGGACTCGTAGGTGCCACCCAGGACCAGGCACCATCTCCTTTACTCTCGTTCGCCTTGTCCGCACACcctgctgggagctgggagccgGTCTGGGAACACGCCAGGGCGACGAAGATGAGAAAAAGCACAGAAG ACCTGCATCATCTGGGCAGCCCCACGAGTCTCCTGGCGACGGCTTTCCTCCTCTCTGTGGTGCTCGACTCCGCGTGGCTCCTCACCCAGGAGCAGCAGG ATCTCCCAGCCGTGAAGCCAGACGCCAGTCTAAATGTGAAGTTTGACCCACAGACGACGAAGCTGACTTGGGACTGCAAGGAAAACACCACCTATGGGGAGTGTGCACTGATTCACAAGGAGAAGGGACTGATTAAGAAAAAG GTCAAACACAGTGATTGCCAGTGCACATTTCCAGACTGCTCTCTGCACGGGGGAGTCACGCTCACCGTTGAAGTGAGTGTCAACCAGAGACGGCTTTCAGAGATGCTGGTCTACACTAACCCAG GTAAGGAGGGCACAGCTGCCGAAAACTTCTCCTGTGTTATCTACGACGCGGATTTCATGAACTGCAGCTGGGCCAAGGGCCGAGCGGCTCCCGACGACGTCCAGTATTTTTTGTACGTGCGATCAAA GAAAAGAATCGAGAGGGAATGTCCTCGTTACCTGAAAGACTCGGGGACGCACGTGGGATGTCACCTCCGAGACCTCTCGGGGTTAACGTCGTACAGTTACTTCCTGGTTAACGGTACCAGCCAAGAAGCAGGAATCCAGTTCTTTGACTCAGTTTTGCTGCTAAAGGAAATAG AGCAGTACAACCCACCTGACAATATCAGCGTCCAGTGCAATGCGTCCCACTGCCTCATCCAGTGGGAAAAGCCCAGGACGCGACAGGCACGGTCCAACAGGGAGCTCCAGTACCAGCTGGACATCGAGAGATGG cgtgacaccagcagcagcagaagtcagCTG ATTGTAGTATTTGGTGACTCCGGGAACAGATACAACTTTCCGAAGCCGGGATCCAAAGCAAAACATACTGTGAAGATAAGGACGGCGGACGCCCGGAAAGCCCGCTGGGGTGCCTGGAGCCCGCCCGTTGAGTTCG ATGAAAAATGTGCCCtggttaagaaaaataattttggagaaggaaatggcaacccactccagtattcttgcctgggaaatcccatggacagaggaacctggcgggctgcagtccatggggtcgcaaagagtcggacacagctgagcgactaa
- the LOC101115509 gene encoding granulocyte-macrophage colony-stimulating factor receptor subunit alpha isoform X12, with protein MGTCVRCVTGTAHWPAAPVSRGSLWRTLSPRPSAPFCSLSAHCPEGLVGATQDQAPSPLLSFALSAHPAGSWEPVWEHARATKMRKSTEDLHHLGSPTSLLATAFLLSVVLDSAWLLTQEQQDLPAVKPDASLNVKFDPQTTKLTWDCKENTTYGECALIHKEKGLIKKKVKHSDCQCTFPDCSLHGGVTLTVEVSVNQRRLSEMLVYTNPGKEGTAAENFSCVIYDADFMNCSWAKGRAAPDDVQYFLYVRSKKRIERECPRYLKDSGTHVGCHLRDLSGLTSYSYFLVNGTSQEAGIQFFDSVLLLKEIEQYNPPDNISVQCNASHCLIQWEKPRTRQARSNRELQYQLDIERWRDTSSSRSQLIVVFGDSGNRYNFPKPGSKAKHTVKIRTADARKARWGAWSPPVEFGSSRPTGYSLRFHRSKIN; from the exons ATGGGAACTTGCGTGCGCTGTGTTACAGGGACCGCCCACTGGCCAGCAGCCCCTGTAAGTCGGGGGTCGCTCTGGAGGACTCTGTCCCCCAGGCCCTCTGCCCCGTTCTGCAGCCTCTCTGCACACTGTCCTGAAGGACTCGTAGGTGCCACCCAGGACCAGGCACCATCTCCTTTACTCTCGTTCGCCTTGTCCGCACACcctgctgggagctgggagccgGTCTGGGAACACGCCAGGGCGACGAAGATGAGAAAAAGCACAGAAG ACCTGCATCATCTGGGCAGCCCCACGAGTCTCCTGGCGACGGCTTTCCTCCTCTCTGTGGTGCTCGACTCCGCGTGGCTCCTCACCCAGGAGCAGCAGG ATCTCCCAGCCGTGAAGCCAGACGCCAGTCTAAATGTGAAGTTTGACCCACAGACGACGAAGCTGACTTGGGACTGCAAGGAAAACACCACCTATGGGGAGTGTGCACTGATTCACAAGGAGAAGGGACTGATTAAGAAAAAG GTCAAACACAGTGATTGCCAGTGCACATTTCCAGACTGCTCTCTGCACGGGGGAGTCACGCTCACCGTTGAAGTGAGTGTCAACCAGAGACGGCTTTCAGAGATGCTGGTCTACACTAACCCAG GTAAGGAGGGCACAGCTGCCGAAAACTTCTCCTGTGTTATCTACGACGCGGATTTCATGAACTGCAGCTGGGCCAAGGGCCGAGCGGCTCCCGACGACGTCCAGTATTTTTTGTACGTGCGATCAAA GAAAAGAATCGAGAGGGAATGTCCTCGTTACCTGAAAGACTCGGGGACGCACGTGGGATGTCACCTCCGAGACCTCTCGGGGTTAACGTCGTACAGTTACTTCCTGGTTAACGGTACCAGCCAAGAAGCAGGAATCCAGTTCTTTGACTCAGTTTTGCTGCTAAAGGAAATAG AGCAGTACAACCCACCTGACAATATCAGCGTCCAGTGCAATGCGTCCCACTGCCTCATCCAGTGGGAAAAGCCCAGGACGCGACAGGCACGGTCCAACAGGGAGCTCCAGTACCAGCTGGACATCGAGAGATGG cgtgacaccagcagcagcagaagtcagCTG ATTGTAGTATTTGGTGACTCCGGGAACAGATACAACTTTCCGAAGCCGGGATCCAAAGCAAAACATACTGTGAAGATAAGGACGGCGGACGCCCGGAAAGCCCGCTGGGGTGCCTGGAGCCCGCCCGTTGAGTTCG
- the LOC101115509 gene encoding granulocyte-macrophage colony-stimulating factor receptor subunit alpha isoform X6, with protein MWQPRGRAMGTADLHHLGSPTSLLATAFLLSVVLDSAWLLTQEQQDLPAVKPDASLNVKFDPQTTKLTWDCKENTTYGECALIHKEKGLIKKKVKHSDCQCTFPDCSLHGGVTLTVEVSVNQRRLSEMLVYTNPGKEGTAAENFSCVIYDADFMNCSWAKGRAAPDDVQYFLYVRSKKRIERECPRYLKDSGTHVGCHLRDLSGLTSYSYFLVNGTSQEAGIQFFDSVLLLKEIEQYNPPDNISVQCNASHCLIQWEKPRTRQARSNRELQYQLDIERWRDTSSSRSQLIVVFGDSGNRYNFPKPGSKAKHTVKIRTADARKARWGAWSPPVEFGSSRPTGYSLRFHRSKIN; from the exons ATGTGGCAGCCTCGCGGGAGAGCGATGGGGACTGCAG ACCTGCATCATCTGGGCAGCCCCACGAGTCTCCTGGCGACGGCTTTCCTCCTCTCTGTGGTGCTCGACTCCGCGTGGCTCCTCACCCAGGAGCAGCAGG ATCTCCCAGCCGTGAAGCCAGACGCCAGTCTAAATGTGAAGTTTGACCCACAGACGACGAAGCTGACTTGGGACTGCAAGGAAAACACCACCTATGGGGAGTGTGCACTGATTCACAAGGAGAAGGGACTGATTAAGAAAAAG GTCAAACACAGTGATTGCCAGTGCACATTTCCAGACTGCTCTCTGCACGGGGGAGTCACGCTCACCGTTGAAGTGAGTGTCAACCAGAGACGGCTTTCAGAGATGCTGGTCTACACTAACCCAG GTAAGGAGGGCACAGCTGCCGAAAACTTCTCCTGTGTTATCTACGACGCGGATTTCATGAACTGCAGCTGGGCCAAGGGCCGAGCGGCTCCCGACGACGTCCAGTATTTTTTGTACGTGCGATCAAA GAAAAGAATCGAGAGGGAATGTCCTCGTTACCTGAAAGACTCGGGGACGCACGTGGGATGTCACCTCCGAGACCTCTCGGGGTTAACGTCGTACAGTTACTTCCTGGTTAACGGTACCAGCCAAGAAGCAGGAATCCAGTTCTTTGACTCAGTTTTGCTGCTAAAGGAAATAG AGCAGTACAACCCACCTGACAATATCAGCGTCCAGTGCAATGCGTCCCACTGCCTCATCCAGTGGGAAAAGCCCAGGACGCGACAGGCACGGTCCAACAGGGAGCTCCAGTACCAGCTGGACATCGAGAGATGG cgtgacaccagcagcagcagaagtcagCTG ATTGTAGTATTTGGTGACTCCGGGAACAGATACAACTTTCCGAAGCCGGGATCCAAAGCAAAACATACTGTGAAGATAAGGACGGCGGACGCCCGGAAAGCCCGCTGGGGTGCCTGGAGCCCGCCCGTTGAGTTCG